The window AAATTAACAACGAATTCAAAAACGTAGTTGTTTCTCATAAAGTCCTCATCGAAGAAGAACTCGAAGCTCAAAAAGCAGAGATCATGAAGAAACTCGAGAAAGGACAAGTTCTCGAGGGTACTGTGAAGAACATCACTTCTTATGGTGTGTTCATGGATCTTGGTGGTGTTGACGGTTTGTTGCACATCACTGACATTTCATGGGGACGTATCTCCCATCCTGAAGAAGTACTTAAACTGGATCAGAAGATCAATGTTGTTATCCTTGATTTCGATGACGAGAAAAAACGTATCGCTCTTGGTTTGAAACAACTTACTCCACATCCTTGGACGCAGCTTGATGCTAACCTGAATGTAGGTGATAAAGTAAAAGGTAAAGTTGTCGTGATCGCTGATTACGGTGCTTTCGTTGAAATCGCTGCCGGTGTTGAAGGACTCGTGCACGTTTCTGAAATGTCTTGGTCACAGCACTTACGCAGCCCGCATGAGTTCCTGAAAGTGGGTGATGAAATCGAAGCGGTTATCCTCACCCTCGATCGTGAAGAACGCAAAATGTCTCTCGGTTTAAAACAACTGAAAGCTGATCCTTGGGTGACTGTTGCTACTAAATACCCTGTTGGTTCCAAACATACAGCTACCGTTAAAAACTTCCAGAACTTCGGCGTATTCGTTGAACTCGAAGAAGGTATCGACGGACTGGTTCACATCTCTGACCTGAGCTGGAGCAAAAAGGTGAAACATCCTTCTGAGTTCTGTAAAGTAGGTGATAAGATGAATGTAGTTGTTCTGGAAGTTGATCCGGAAAACCGTCGTCTCAGTCTTGGACACAAACAACTCGAAGAAAATCCTTGGGATGTGTTCGAAACTATCTTCACAATGGATTCTGTTCACGAAGGAACTGTTCTCAAAATCGGTGAAAAAGGAGCGACTATCGCTTTGTCATACGGTGTTGAAGCTTTCTGCCCGAACAAACACATGGTGAAAGAAGATGGTAAGACTCTGAAAGCTGAAGAAAAAGCTGATTTCAAAGTCATCGAATTCAGCAAAGATCAACGCAAGATCGTTGTTTCTCACAGCCGTATTCACGAAGAAAAAACAGCTACAAACCGTGCCGCTGAAAGTGCTCAAAAAGGCGCTGAACGCGAAGAAGGTGCTAAAGCTGTGAAGAAAGTGAAAGAAAGTGTTGAGAAAACCACTCTTGGCGATCTTACAGCTCTTAGCAATCTGAAGAATGAAATGGAAGCTGCTGAGAAGAAAAAGACCGACAGCGAAACTGTAAAATCAGAAGATAAGAAAGAGGATTAATCCGATTTCTTAAGAGTATACAACCGCCCATTCTTTTACAAAGGATGGGCGGTTTCTTTTTGTGCTTTTTTGATTAAAGGGAAATTGTAATTTTACATATCAAAAAATTTAAAGATGGATTCAAAACTCTATTTCCTGCAGCGTAAATTCATTGATAAGCTGACAGAACTCGATCCGGATACAAAGCCACTATGGGGTAATATGAATGTTCAGCAAATGATTGAACACATGAGCGAATCATTGCGTATCGCAAATGGCAAGAATCCACATCCATTAATCACTCCGGCTGAAAAGGTACAGGCGATGAAAGATTTCCTGGCCAGTGACAAGGAGTTTCGTCCAAACACGAAAAATATTTTAATGGAAGAAACGCCTCCTGAGCTTCGTCTGAAAGATAAAACCAAAGCAATTCAGGAACTCGAAAATGAAATCAAGTATTTCGTGGCACATTTCGAAGAACATCCCGGAACAACTGTGACCAATCCTTTCTTTGGACATCTGACTTTCCAGGAATGGATCCAGCTCTTGCACAAACACGCGAAACACCATTTGAAACAATTTGGGGTAGAAGTGTAGATTGATTAGAACAGTTTTCAGAATCAGTACTTACCCGGGTTCTCTGCAATTCTATCTAAACACCTGGAATCGATGAATTTTCACTCTATTTGAAAATTGCACGATTAAGCGTACATTTGAAAACGGAATGCAAAAGCGACTGCTGCTCAACAGTACACACTTCGATATCACGATCAAACGGCTCTGTTACCAATTGATCGAAAATCACGATAATTTTTCTAATTCCGCATTGATCGGACTTCAACCCCGCGGAATTTATGTCGCCCGTCGAATTGAACATTCTCTCAAACAAATTCTGAATTTACCTTCCATCGCGATCGGCGATCTGGATGTTACTTTCTATCGGGATGATTTCCGTAGAAGGGAAATTATTGCCCCTAACCAGACCCGGCTCGATTTTATTATTGAAGATAAAAATGTAATCCTTGTGGACGACGTCTTGTTCACAGGAAGAACCATACGTGCAGGAATGGATGCCTTGCTCGATTTCGGCCGTCCGCGTAAAGTTGAATTGCTCACCCTCGTCGATCGTCGTTACAGTCGTCATTTACCCATAGAACCTGATTATATCGGGATCTCTGTTGATACCATCACCTCAGAAAAAGTAACTGTAAAGTGGAAAGAAATCGATGGCGAAGACGGAGTCTGGTTGCAGTAAAAGAGTTCAGAATTTTAATTTAAAATGAATGAATGGATAAGGGGACGAGAGACGTGGGACGTGGGACGAAAGACGGAAAACAATTACAAATCTAATCAACCACCACCAACCACTAAGCACCAACCACCAACCACTAAGCACTAAGCACTAACAACCAACAACCAAAATGGGAGCCCTCTCCGTAAAACATCTGTTAGGAATCAAAGATCTCAAAGTCGATGACATTGAGCGTATTTTTTCTACTGCGGATAATTTTAAGGAGGTTCTCAACAGACCCATCAAGAAAGTTCCATCCTTACGGGATGTGACCATCGCGAATCTCTTTTTTGAAAATTCCACACGCACACGACTTTCATTCGAACTCGCGGAGCGGAGGCTTTCGGCCGACGTGGTAAATTTTGCAGCATCTTCTTCTTCTGTCAGTAAAGGCGAAACACTGATTGATACAGTCAATAATATTCTGGCGATGAAGGTGGACATCGTCGTGATGCGACATCCTCATGCGGGCGCCGCGCAATTTCTTTCAAAGCATATAAACGCAAGCATTGTAAATGCGGGAGACGGAGCACACGAACATCCAACCCAGGCATTGCTCGACGCGTTTTCCATCCGCGAAAAACTGGGTGAAGTAAAAGGGAAAAAAGTAGCCATCATCGGTGATATCCTTCATTCACGAGTCGCTTTGTCGAATATTTTCTGTTTGAAAAAATTGGGTGCGGAGGTAATGGTTTGCGGTCCGACGACATTAATGCCAAAGTATGTTTCTTCCCTGGGTGTGAAAGTCGAATTCAACCTTAGAAAAGCACTTGAATGGTGTGATGTCGCCAATATGTTACGCATCCAACTCGAACGTCAGGATATTCGTTATTTTCCTTCACTGCGTGAGTATGTTCAGCTTTTTGGTCTCAATAAGGAAATTCTGGATTCACTTTCAAAACGCATCACCATCATGCACCCCGGTCCGATCAACAGGGGAGTGGAAATCACCAGCGATGTAGCCGATTCTTCCCAATCGATCATTCTCAACCAGGTCGAAAACGGCGTAGCCATCCGCATGGCCGTCCTTTATCTCCTCGCCGGGCAGGTGAACCAGTAATTGGTTTTAGGTTCCGTGTTTAGGGTTCCGTGTTCCATGTTGATTTTCATTTTAAGGTATTCAATTTTTACCCTTGCATCCATCATAAATTTCTTAGCTATATTCTCAACACATTTTTCCTCAATCCTCAATCCTCAATCCTCAATCCTCAATCCACAATCCTCAATCCACAATCCACAATCTACAATCCACAATCCTCAATCCTCAATCATCAATCATCAATCATCAATATTAACAAATCCCCGTTCCTGCTTGTTGAAAATTAATCCCTTACACGTTGAGAACCCAAAAAATCCTCGTAAATTTGAAAAAATGCTCATCCTATGAACTTAACAATCGATAGACAGGAAAAGTACGCGCTGGTCAAAATTCATGAACAGAAACTTACCTCTAATGTTGCCCCGGAACTGAAGGCTGAAGTTGTAATGCTTCACCATGAAGGATTCAAAAACCTGATTTTTGATCTGAATGAAGTACAATACTGCGATTCGTCCGGATTGAGTGCTATTCTCGTGGGTTTCAGAATGTGCCGTGATCAAAACGGAACTTTTGTGCTGACCGGTGTTCAGGATCATGTTCGTAAGCTGATCTCGATTTCCCAACTCGATAGCATGCTTACACAATTACCTACCGTAAACGAAGCCATTGATTTGATCTTCATGGAAGAAGTTGAAAAACAATTGCACAAAGAATAGTTAGAAAGCTCCGCGTATGAAAAAATTCTTCTCCCTGTTACTGGTTTCAATTGCATTTTCTTTTTCCGGATACAGCCAGTGTGTCCCGGATACTTCCATTACTCATAATGTAACCGGGATTTATCCTGACAGCGCTACAGGTTTGCCTCATGCATTTGTTGGCACCTCATACGTGGCGGATATTCACCTTTGTGTTCCTGCAACAACGACTTATGCCGGACAAAGCGTAACAGTCGATTCTGTGCGGGTGACAGCTGTAACCGGACTTCCTTCCGGCTTTACGTATTCATGCACACCATCTAATTGTATTTTCCCGGGTGGGGCCACCAGTTGTTTCCAGATTACAGGAAATGCTCCAACGGTAGGAATGATTGGTAATTATCCTCTTGAAGTGAGCCTGAAAGTAAGTGGCAGACTTCTCGGTATTATTCCTCAACAAGTGGACACCACCAATGGAAATTACACCATCGTAATTGATGATAATATCGGTGTAGCCACATTGGTTCCTTCCACATTCCAGGTTTCTCAAAACAAACCCAATCCGTTCTTTGGAAAAACGGATGTGATTGTTTCTTCTCCTGTTTCAGAGACAATACAAATAAAAGTATCGGATCTCATCGGCAATGTATTGCAAACTCAAAGTCTTCGCCTTCCTAAGGGCAACAATACTGTTGCTTTGACGTCAGAAGAGTTGAGACCGGGGATATATCTCTACACCATCACCAATGGCCGGTCTTCTTTTACCCGCCGAATGATTGTTTCCGGTAACTAATGATTTTTGAAGTAGGCATACTTGGCAGTAGTTCTGCAACTCCTATTTATCAACGACATCCTACCGCTCAGGTTATAAATTTTCATGAGCGATTTTTCTTAGTTGATTGCGGAGAAGGTACACTGATACAAATGAACCGGTATAAGATTAAATTCCACCGGATCAATCACATTTTCATCAGCCACCTGCACGGCGATCATTACCTGGGACTACTCGGGTTAATTTCTACCATGCATCTGCAGGGGAGAGCTTCCACACTCCATATCTACGGGCCTCGTGATCTGAAGGAAATTATCGACATCCAGCTAAAGTACTCCGAAACGATACTGAGATACCCTGTTGAATTTCATGAAGTGGATTCTCGTAATTCTACCATCCTGTTTGAAGATGATGATGTCCGCGTGGAGACGATCATTCTCAGTCACAGGATCCCGTGTACAGGTTTTCTTTTCTCGGAAAAGCCCCGTCAGCGAAAATTAAAAAAGGACAAGCTGTCTCTCTACAAAGTCCCTGTAACAGCTTATAACGATTTAAAAGCCGGCCATGATTTTGTCGCTGAAGACGGTAAAATTATTCCCAATTCATCACTTACAACTGATCCGCGTAAGCCCAGGAAATACGCATTTTGTTCGGATACTATATTTGATGAACGACTTGTTGGAATCGTGAAAGGCGTGGATTTACTATATCACGAAGCAACTTTCCTTTCTGATAAAGCGGATCGT of the Bacteroidota bacterium genome contains:
- the rpsA gene encoding 30S ribosomal protein S1, translating into MITEEITNQTSEYKPEVFNWDSTGKGGSDYSAEERTQMEQMYDKTLNSVVEHDIVDGLVVSITSKDVLINIGYKSDGLVPLAEFRHMPDLKVGDRVEVYVETQEDKNGQLILSHKKARALKSWDRVNAALEGDEIITGYVKCRTKGGLIVDVFGIEAFLPGSQIDVKPIRDYDQFVGKTMEFKVVKINNEFKNVVVSHKVLIEEELEAQKAEIMKKLEKGQVLEGTVKNITSYGVFMDLGGVDGLLHITDISWGRISHPEEVLKLDQKINVVILDFDDEKKRIALGLKQLTPHPWTQLDANLNVGDKVKGKVVVIADYGAFVEIAAGVEGLVHVSEMSWSQHLRSPHEFLKVGDEIEAVILTLDREERKMSLGLKQLKADPWVTVATKYPVGSKHTATVKNFQNFGVFVELEEGIDGLVHISDLSWSKKVKHPSEFCKVGDKMNVVVLEVDPENRRLSLGHKQLEENPWDVFETIFTMDSVHEGTVLKIGEKGATIALSYGVEAFCPNKHMVKEDGKTLKAEEKADFKVIEFSKDQRKIVVSHSRIHEEKTATNRAAESAQKGAEREEGAKAVKKVKESVEKTTLGDLTALSNLKNEMEAAEKKKTDSETVKSEDKKED
- a CDS encoding DUF1569 domain-containing protein: MDSKLYFLQRKFIDKLTELDPDTKPLWGNMNVQQMIEHMSESLRIANGKNPHPLITPAEKVQAMKDFLASDKEFRPNTKNILMEETPPELRLKDKTKAIQELENEIKYFVAHFEEHPGTTVTNPFFGHLTFQEWIQLLHKHAKHHLKQFGVEV
- the pyrR gene encoding bifunctional pyr operon transcriptional regulator/uracil phosphoribosyltransferase PyrR — its product is MQKRLLLNSTHFDITIKRLCYQLIENHDNFSNSALIGLQPRGIYVARRIEHSLKQILNLPSIAIGDLDVTFYRDDFRRREIIAPNQTRLDFIIEDKNVILVDDVLFTGRTIRAGMDALLDFGRPRKVELLTLVDRRYSRHLPIEPDYIGISVDTITSEKVTVKWKEIDGEDGVWLQ
- a CDS encoding aspartate carbamoyltransferase catalytic subunit, producing MGALSVKHLLGIKDLKVDDIERIFSTADNFKEVLNRPIKKVPSLRDVTIANLFFENSTRTRLSFELAERRLSADVVNFAASSSSVSKGETLIDTVNNILAMKVDIVVMRHPHAGAAQFLSKHINASIVNAGDGAHEHPTQALLDAFSIREKLGEVKGKKVAIIGDILHSRVALSNIFCLKKLGAEVMVCGPTTLMPKYVSSLGVKVEFNLRKALEWCDVANMLRIQLERQDIRYFPSLREYVQLFGLNKEILDSLSKRITIMHPGPINRGVEITSDVADSSQSIILNQVENGVAIRMAVLYLLAGQVNQ
- a CDS encoding STAS domain-containing protein, producing MNLTIDRQEKYALVKIHEQKLTSNVAPELKAEVVMLHHEGFKNLIFDLNEVQYCDSSGLSAILVGFRMCRDQNGTFVLTGVQDHVRKLISISQLDSMLTQLPTVNEAIDLIFMEEVEKQLHKE
- a CDS encoding T9SS type A sorting domain-containing protein, with the translated sequence MKKFFSLLLVSIAFSFSGYSQCVPDTSITHNVTGIYPDSATGLPHAFVGTSYVADIHLCVPATTTYAGQSVTVDSVRVTAVTGLPSGFTYSCTPSNCIFPGGATSCFQITGNAPTVGMIGNYPLEVSLKVSGRLLGIIPQQVDTTNGNYTIVIDDNIGVATLVPSTFQVSQNKPNPFFGKTDVIVSSPVSETIQIKVSDLIGNVLQTQSLRLPKGNNTVALTSEELRPGIYLYTITNGRSSFTRRMIVSGN
- a CDS encoding ribonuclease Z; the protein is MIFEVGILGSSSATPIYQRHPTAQVINFHERFFLVDCGEGTLIQMNRYKIKFHRINHIFISHLHGDHYLGLLGLISTMHLQGRASTLHIYGPRDLKEIIDIQLKYSETILRYPVEFHEVDSRNSTILFEDDDVRVETIILSHRIPCTGFLFSEKPRQRKLKKDKLSLYKVPVTAYNDLKAGHDFVAEDGKIIPNSSLTTDPRKPRKYAFCSDTIFDERLVGIVKGVDLLYHEATFLSDKADRARETFHSTAEQAGLIAKKAGVKRLIIGHFSARYKNLYPLLEEAKAVFPETTLALEGDRFTIE